From Lolium perenne isolate Kyuss_39 chromosome 5, Kyuss_2.0, whole genome shotgun sequence, a single genomic window includes:
- the LOC127300178 gene encoding protein DWARF 53-LIKE codes for MPTPVPAARQCLAPAAVTALDAAVVSARRRAHAQTTSLHLIAALLPQTAPPLLRDALARARSAAYSPRDQLKALELCFAVSLDRLASTSTSTPPPGDEPPVSNSLMAAIKRSQANQRRNPDTFHFYNHAAFQPPSSAAATSQVRVELSHLVLAILDDPVVSRVFDDAGFRSADVKLAILRPAPPLGRLPARARPPPLFLCSFAAADDADVPSPASGGAAGDDNGRRVAEILARGRNPMLVGVGAASAATDFAANSPYRIIPVGPTSIDQTNLSVAAAMAAATSGLVISVGDLRDLVPDDGELQERARRVVAEVTRVLETHRAGRVWVMGWSATYETYLTFLSKFPLVDKDWDLQLLPITAVRAGGLVPPATTTPAFSNPATASLVEPFVPFRGIMNDTYESSSLPAHPCPQILRCQECNDRCEQEVTTIVKGSGITGEDYHQGGLPSPLQNVSMMGLNNGLDAIKVRDDQMVLKSKVLNLQKKWNDYCLRLHQGCQTINRGPYQFPHYIGVPADMERATTLSKGSESVTLQRGVIRPSAVSATRTNATPKSVSPPSISNQTNEDLVLSLQGRHSKGDDQLQDRHVQLQQEDLSSCHDRENHMSASTAAAASVATDLVLSTPRESSSKGTSSAFWKHVGDADKSTHLTPRKVDDLNLKPPQTFAQPYSSRSSRNVGQTSPSSLHSAASGGVSAFGQWQKPSHLAVQGSDLSNYKLLVERLFEVVGRQEEALSAICESIVRCQSTERRRGANRKNDMWFSFHGADSMAKRRAAVALAELVHGNKDNFIYLDLSLQDWGDSSFRGKTGIDCVVEELSKKRRCVIFLDNIDEADCLVQDSLSHASDTGRFRDMRGKEVAINDSIVVLSTRFARSSRNLLVGVEDRHTFSEAKILAARGQQLKILVEPGTAITSRGPSRSPVVVSPSHPLAKLQTSLCSGNVSKRKLNDSDDQENLLESPSNLKRPHRTSSVPFDLNLPVGEDGSNGADGDDSSNSNDNSSGNPERSIDGLLCLVDGAVEFKPFDFGKLANNILQELSNMLRNILGSGCTLEVDVGAMEQMLAASWASEDRRPLQAWLEQVFARSLDELKLQRGKQASSSALRLVACEEDTASVSVAKEDSRFGSLLPSRIILEWR; via the exons ATGCCGACGCCGGTGCCCGCGGCGAGGCAGTGCCTGGCGCCGGCCGCCGTCACGGCCCTCGACGCCGCCGTCGTCTCCGCGCGCCGCAGGGCGCACGCGCAGACCACCTCGCTCCACCTCATCGCCGCGCTCCTCCCACAAACAGCCCCGCCGCTGCTCCGCGACGCGCTGGCGCGGGCGCGCAGCGCCGCCTACTCGCCGCGCGACCAGCTCAAGGCGCTCGAGCTCTGCTTCGCGGTCTCCCTCGACAGgctcgcctccacctccacctccacgccTCCCCCGGGTGACGAGCCGCCCGTCTCCAACTCGCTCATGGCGGCCATCAAGCGCTCCCAGGCCAACCAGCGCCGCAACCCGGACACCTTCCACTTCTACAACCATGCCGCCTTCCAGCCCCCCTCCTCCGCGGCCGCCACCTCCCAGGTCCGCGTCGAGCTCTCGCACCTCGTGCTCGCCATCCTCGACGACCCCGTCGTCAGCCGCGTCTTCGACGACGCGGGGTTCCGCAGCGCCGACGTCAAGCTCGCCATCCTCCGCCCGGCCCCGCCGCTCGGCCGCCTCCCCGCGCGCGCCCGCCCGCCGCCGCTCTTCCTCTGCAGCttcgccgccgccgacgacgccgaCGTGCCCTCGCCAGCCTCCGGCGGTGCCGCCGGCGACGACAACGGCCGCCGTGTCGCCGAAATCCTCGCGCGCGGCCGCAACCCCATGCTCGTCGGCGTCGGGGCCGCGTCCGCCGCAACCGACTTCGCGGCCAACTCGCCCTACCGTATCATCCCCGTCGGCCCAACCTCCATCGACCAAACAAACCTCAGCGTGGCGGCGGCGATGGCTGCCGCCACCTCCGGCCTCGTGATAAGCGTCGGCGACCTCAGGGACCTTGTCCCCGACGACGGCGAGCTCCAGGAGAGGGCGCGCCGGGTGGTGGCGGAGGTCACGCGGGTGCTGGAGACGCACAGGGCAGGCCGCGTCTGGGTCATGGGCTGGTCCGCCACCTACGAGACCTACCTCACCTTCCTCTCCAAGTTCCCCTTGGTTGACAAGGACTGGGACCTCCAGCTGCTGCCCATCACGGCGGTGCGCGCCGGCGGACTCGTGCCCCCGGCAACCACGACGCCTGCTTTCTCCAACCCTGCAACTGCAAG CTTGGTGGAGCCGTTCGTTCCTTTTCGCGGAATTATGAACGATACCTACGAGTCTAGCAGCCTTCCAGCACATCCTTGCCCTCAAATCCTCCGGTGTCAAGAATGCAATGATAGATGTGAGCAAGAAGTCACAACTATCGTTAAAGGAAGTGGCATTACAGGTGAAGACTATCACCAGGGAGGTCTGCCTTCCCCGCTTCAGAATGTCAGCATGATGGGTCTTAACAATGGACTTGATGCTATCAAG GTTAGAGATGATCAGATGGTGTTGAAATCAAAAGTACTGAATTTGCAGAAGAAGTGGAACGACTACTGCCTGCGCCTACACCAAGGCTGCCAGACCATCAACAGAGGTCCTTACCAGTTCCCGCATTATATTGGTGTTCCAGCTGATATGGAAAGAGCAACAACTCTGAGCAAAGGTTCTGAGTCAGTTACACTTCAAAGGGGGGTTATTAGACCTTCTGCGGTGTCTGCTACACGTACAAACGCAACCCCAAAGAGTGTTTCACCTCCATCTATCTCCAACCAAACAAACGAAGACCTTGTATTAAGTCTTCAAGGGAGGCACTCGAagggtgatgatcaacttcaagataggcatGTGCAATTGCAACAAGAAGACTTGTCGAGCTGCCATGACCGTGAAAACCACATGTCGGCATCAactgctgctgctgcatctgtGGCAACCGACTTAGTGTTGAGCACACCTCGTGAATCTTCTTCCAAGGGTACAAGTTCTGCCTTCTGGAAACATGTAGGGGATGCGGATAAGTCTACACATCTGACACCCAGAAAGGTGGATGATTTGAATCTGAAGCCTCCACAGACCTTTGCACAACCTTACAGCTCTCGAAGTTCCAGAAATGTGGGCCAAACATCACCTAGTTCTCTGCATTCGGCAGCTTCAGGAGGCGTGTCTGCCTTTGGCCAATGGCAAAAGCCTTCACACCTTGCAGTACAAGGTTCTGATTTGAGTAATTACAAGCTACTTGTGGAACGACTGTTCGAGGTAGTCGGAAGGCAGGAAGAAGCCCTGAGTGCTATTTGTGAGTCCATAGTTCGCTGCCAGTCAACAGAGAGACGCCGTGGCGCAAACCGGAAGAATGACATGTGGTTCAGTTTTCATGGTGCTGACAGCATGGCCAAGCGGAGAGCTGCTGTGGCGCTTGCAGAGCTCGTgcacggcaacaaagacaactTCATTTATCTGGACCTGAGCCTCCAGGATTGGGGTGACTCGAGCTTTAGAGGAAAGACTGGCATAGACTGTGTCGTCGAGGAGTTGAGCAAGAAGCGGCGTTGTGTAATCTTCCTGGACAACATTGACGAAGCGGACTGCCTTGTTCAGGATAGTCTATCTCATGCCTCTGACACCGGCAGATTCCGAGACATGCGTGGCAAGGAAGTTGCCATTAATGATTCAATAGTAGTCTTGTCAACAAGATTCGCACGAAGCAGCAGAAATCTCCTGGTTGGGGTGGAAGACAGGCATACTTTCTCCGAAGCGAAGATTCTGGCAGCTAGAGGACAGCAACTGAAGATCTTGGTAGAACCAGGCACAGCGATCACCAGCAGAGGCCCCAGTAGGAGTCCGGTGGTAGTTTCCCCAAGTCACCCTCTCGCCAAACTTCAAACTTCTTTATGCTCTGGTAATGTCAGCAAGAGGAAGCTCAACGATTCTGACGACCAAGAAAATCTGCTAGAATCACCGAGCAATCTCAAGCGGCCACACAGAACATCAAGTGTGCCGTTCGACTTGAACCTACCTGTCGGCGAGGACGGATCCAATGGCGCTGATGGCGATGACAGCAGCAACAGCAACGACAACTCATCTGGCAATCCAGAGAGGTCCATCGACGGCCTCTTGTGTTTGGTCGACGGAGCAGTCGAATTCAAGCCGTTCGACTTTGGCAAACTCGCCAACAACATCCTGCAGGAGCTGAGCAACATGCTCCGAAACATCCTGGGCTCGGGCTGCACGTTGGAGGTCGACGTTGGCGCGATGGAGCAAATGCTCGCGGCTTCATGGGCATCGGAGGACAGGCGGCCTCTGCAGGCCTGGCTGGAGCAGGTGTTCGCCCGGAGCCTTGATGAGCTGAAGCTCCAGCGAGGTAAGCAGGCGAGCAGCTCTGCTCTTAGACTAGTGGCCTGTGAGGAGGACACTGCATCAGTGTCGGTGGCGAAGGAAGACAGCAGATTTGGATCTCTGCTCCCCTCAAGAATAATTCTAGAATGGCGATGA